In Hwangdonia lutea, a single window of DNA contains:
- a CDS encoding peptidoglycan-binding protein LysM → MRKSIASYLTLALTICILLYSSFSSDETIDLGKYSTEGLVLDYTVGVDANINDDALALNDATESFAPYLGKSFVGFKEALAFKESGGDYFSVNTFGYLGKYQFGASTLKLIGIHNPSKFLKNPALQEKAFIANAARNKWILRRDIKNFVGKRINGVVVTESGILAAAHLAGPGSVKKYLRSYGLDNFTDGYGTTVQYYMKRFSGYDTSFVKPDRKAKAI, encoded by the coding sequence ATGAGAAAAAGTATTGCAAGTTACTTAACCCTCGCACTTACAATATGTATTCTATTGTATAGCTCGTTTTCATCTGATGAAACGATAGATTTGGGAAAGTATTCAACTGAAGGTTTGGTTTTAGACTACACCGTAGGTGTAGATGCTAATATTAATGATGATGCATTGGCATTAAATGATGCTACTGAATCATTCGCTCCTTACCTGGGGAAATCATTTGTAGGTTTTAAAGAAGCTTTGGCTTTTAAAGAATCTGGAGGCGATTATTTTTCGGTAAACACTTTTGGGTATTTGGGGAAATATCAATTTGGTGCTTCTACGTTAAAATTGATAGGTATTCACAATCCTTCGAAATTTTTAAAAAACCCTGCCCTTCAAGAAAAAGCATTTATAGCAAACGCAGCGCGCAACAAATGGATTTTACGACGTGACATTAAAAACTTCGTTGGAAAACGAATTAACGGTGTTGTTGTAACAGAATCTGGGATTTTGGCGGCAGCACATTTGGCCGGTCCCGGTAGTGTAAAAAAATATTTAAGAAGCTACGGTTTAGATAATTTTACTGATGGTTACGGCACAACCGTTCAATATTATATGAAACGTTTTTCGGGTTACGATACCTCATTTGTAAAACCAGATAGAAAAGCTAAAGCGATATAA
- the mltG gene encoding endolytic transglycosylase MltG, translated as MYIKKILLAIVFIGLAVAAIFAYYVYNTMFVPNTAFNNDTAYIYVKSTDTYDNVREQLVPLLKDIDKFDALAEQKKYVNNVKAGRYAIKKDMNNNDIINSIRSNNIPVKVSFNNQETLEKLAGRVATQIEADSLSLLNAMKDEAFMAEHHFTEETALGMYIPNSYEFFWNTSAEKFTSRMLKEYNRFWNGSRKAKAKALGLSQDEVMALASIVQKETAKVDERPRVAGVYVNRLKKGMPLQADPTVIYALKKKSGDFEQVIKRVLFKDLEIDSPYNTYKYAGLPPGLITMPDVSSIDGVLNYEKHNYYYFVVNVENFGYHKFAKTLTQHNRNRQEYIRWINKTGIRR; from the coding sequence ATGTACATTAAAAAAATTCTCTTAGCCATTGTATTTATTGGGTTAGCTGTGGCTGCCATTTTTGCATATTATGTGTATAACACCATGTTTGTGCCAAACACAGCCTTTAATAACGATACGGCTTATATTTATGTAAAGTCTACCGATACATACGATAATGTACGTGAGCAATTAGTGCCACTTCTTAAGGATATTGACAAGTTTGATGCTCTGGCAGAACAAAAAAAATATGTCAATAATGTCAAGGCTGGTCGATATGCTATAAAAAAGGATATGAATAACAATGATATTATTAATTCAATCCGAAGTAATAATATCCCGGTTAAAGTATCTTTTAACAATCAAGAAACCCTTGAAAAATTGGCGGGTCGTGTGGCAACGCAAATTGAAGCTGATAGTTTGTCGCTCTTAAACGCTATGAAAGATGAAGCTTTTATGGCTGAACACCATTTTACGGAAGAAACGGCTTTAGGCATGTATATTCCTAATAGTTATGAGTTTTTTTGGAATACTTCAGCTGAAAAATTTACCAGTCGAATGCTAAAGGAATACAACCGTTTTTGGAACGGTTCCAGAAAAGCTAAGGCAAAAGCCCTGGGTTTATCGCAGGATGAAGTCATGGCACTGGCTTCAATTGTTCAAAAAGAAACCGCAAAAGTAGATGAGCGGCCACGTGTAGCCGGGGTTTATGTAAACAGATTAAAAAAGGGAATGCCTTTGCAGGCTGATCCTACGGTAATTTACGCCTTAAAGAAAAAATCCGGTGATTTTGAGCAGGTTATAAAACGTGTGCTTTTTAAAGATTTAGAAATAGATTCGCCATACAATACATATAAATACGCTGGTTTGCCTCCTGGTTTAATAACCATGCCAGATGTATCGTCCATTGATGGCGTTTTAAATTACGAAAAGCATAACTATTATTATTTTGTGGTAAATGTTGAAAATTTTGGTTATCATAAATTTGCTAAAACTTTAACGCAGCATAACCGAAATAGGCAAGAATATATTAGATGGATAAACAAAACGGGGATAAGACGATAG
- a CDS encoding DUF2279 domain-containing protein, with amino-acid sequence MDKQNGDKTIVVYQPIKYLIFIVFVSSFSFSQTKLDSFLTPSDTLNKPRRNAVVATQASMAGITLIGLNQLWYSDFERSKFHTINDNNEWLQMDKMGHVFASYQIGRFGAQALHWSGVSKKDQLIYGATLGFGFLTTVEILDGFSEEWGFSWGDIVANASGTGLYVGQELLWNEQRIHLKFSFHQTKYASQAPDKLGSSFLEEVLKDYNGQTYWLSVNLHDFFKQSKIPKWLNIAVGYSADGMLQGVKDVDNSMLTNKNRQRQFYLSFDVNLNKIRTNSRFLKSVFNVFNVLKMPFPALEFNKKGCVFHLLYY; translated from the coding sequence ATGGATAAACAAAACGGGGATAAGACGATAGTGGTATATCAACCCATTAAATATCTGATTTTTATTGTTTTTGTATCTTCATTTTCTTTTTCCCAAACCAAGCTCGATTCTTTTTTAACACCAAGTGATACCTTAAATAAACCCAGAAGAAATGCCGTGGTAGCTACTCAAGCTTCTATGGCTGGTATTACCTTAATTGGCTTAAACCAATTGTGGTATTCAGACTTTGAACGCTCTAAGTTCCATACCATTAATGATAATAACGAATGGTTACAAATGGATAAAATGGGACATGTTTTCGCCTCCTATCAAATCGGGAGGTTTGGAGCGCAGGCTTTACATTGGAGTGGTGTAAGCAAAAAAGACCAACTAATTTATGGCGCAACTTTGGGGTTTGGGTTCCTAACAACGGTTGAAATTTTAGACGGATTTTCCGAAGAATGGGGTTTTTCTTGGGGCGATATTGTTGCAAATGCTTCCGGAACGGGCTTATATGTGGGTCAAGAATTACTTTGGAACGAACAACGCATTCATTTAAAATTTTCTTTTCATCAAACAAAATACGCATCGCAAGCACCGGATAAATTAGGGAGTAGTTTTTTAGAGGAAGTTTTAAAAGATTATAACGGACAAACCTATTGGTTAAGTGTAAATCTGCACGATTTTTTCAAACAAAGTAAAATCCCAAAATGGTTAAACATAGCTGTTGGTTATAGTGCTGACGGGATGTTACAAGGGGTTAAAGATGTTGACAACAGTATGTTAACAAATAAAAATAGGCAACGTCAATTCTATTTGAGTTTTGATGTAAATTTGAATAAAATTAGGACTAACTCACGTTTTTTGAAATCTGTTTTTAATGTTTTTAACGTCTTAAAGATGCCATTTCCAGCCTTAGAATTCAATAAAAAAGGCTGTGTATTTCATCTATTGTACTACTAA